The Xiphophorus hellerii strain 12219 chromosome 22, Xiphophorus_hellerii-4.1, whole genome shotgun sequence genome has a window encoding:
- the LOC116713785 gene encoding 2-aminoethanethiol dioxygenase-like: MMPSDSTMTSIVQRIARQALVTFRNPPGLGEESGKSFVENHGKLKSLMTEVRAADLKLVPRRAEDSAPRPNPYHHGVPPVTYMHICETDQFSMGVFLLKSGASIPLHDHPGMHGVLKVLYGKVRISCFDRLERHGGGTQAAPPLPPAQMGALRRSVLRSSAEYTEESGPCVLSPERDNLHQIDAVDGPTAFMDILAPPYDPDDGRDCHYYQVLTNSEPNSADGKEKEVWLMEISQPPHFWCGGEPYPGPEVHL, encoded by the coding sequence ATGATGCCAAGCGACAGTACCATGACTTCCATCGTCCAGAGAATAGCCCGACAGGCTCTGGTCACCTTCAGGAACCCACCAGGACTCGGTGAGGAGAGCGGAAAGTCCTTCGTGGAGAACCACGGTAAGCTGAAAAGCCTGATGACGGAAGTCAGAGCGGCTGACCTGAAGCTCGTCCCGCGGAGAGCCGAGGACAGCGCGCCGCGGCCGAACCCGTACCACCACGGAGTGCCGCCGGTCACCTACATGCACATCTGCGAGACGGACCAGTTCAGCATGGGGGTGTTCCTGCTGAAAAGCGGCGCCTCCATCCCGCTGCACGACCACCCGGGCATGCACGGCGTGCTCAAAGTCCTCTACGGGAAGGTCAGGATCAGCTGCTTCGACCGGCTGGAGCGGCACGGCGGCGGGACGCAGGCGGCGCCGCCGCTGCCCCCGGCGCAGATGGGCGCTCTGCGGCGCTCCGTGCTGCGGTCCTCCGCCGAATACACGGAGGAGAGCGGGCCCTGCGTCCTCTCTCCGGAGCGGGACAACCTTCACCAGATCGACGCCGTGGACGGGCCGACGGCGTTCATGGATATTCTGGCCCCGCCGTATGACCCGGACGACGGCAGGGACTGCCACTACTACCAGGTTCTCACCAATTCGGAACCGAACTCCGCGGACGGGAAAGAGAAGGAGGTCTGGCTCATGGAGATCTCCCAGCCGCCTCACTTCTGGTGCGGAGGGGAGCCGTACCCCGGCCCGGAGGTGCACCTGTGA
- the LOC116713617 gene encoding early growth response protein 2b-like, whose product MSAKVLLEGVSVVDTAEGGLTVFKEEPVGEEDGGGELLFQGRRTPELQIHGDLAQYAATLRTFTGRFSVDSRGAGAPWAPGDPINVVSADITAAAPESGSAPDIYAPGGGGGMAHGPPDISHMYAHPHPAPSYSCSGEMYQDQSASGYLAPPTCSGSYHPPQPDGPALLSIMPEYGGFYQQSCQRDLQSAFPDRKSLQYPLDPLRVPPPLTPLNTIRNFTLAAPPAAVEGPMSAAFPTHQNLPLRPILRPRKYPNRPSKTPVHQRPYPCPAESCDRRFSRSDELSRHLRIHTGHKPFQCRICMRNFSRSDHLTTHIRTHTGEKPFCCEQCGRKFARSDERRRHMKIHLRQKEKRSSAS is encoded by the exons ATGAGCGCgaaggttctgctggagggaGTTTCTGTGGTGGACACGGCGGAGGGGGGGCTGACTGTGTTCAAGGAAGAGCCGGTGGGAGAGGAGGATGGAGGCG gtGAGCTGCTGTTCCAGGGGAGGAGAACACCTGAGCTGCAGATCCACGGAGATCTGGCGCAGTACGCGGCCACTTTACGCACGTTCACCGGGCGGTTCTCCGTGGACTCCAGGGGGGCAGGAGCGCCGTGGGCACCGGGAGACCCCATCAACGTGGTCAGCGCTGACATCACCGCAGCCGCCCCGGAGTCCGGGTCCGCGCCGGATATTTACGCacctggaggaggaggcggCATGGCGCACGGCCCGCCGGACATCAGCCACATGTACGCGCACCCCCACCCCGCCCCGTCCTACTCCTGCAGCGGGGAGATGTACCAGGACCAGTCCGCCTCGGGCTACCTGGCGCCGCCCACCTGCTCCGGGTCCTACCACCCCCCGCAGCCGGACGGCCCCGCGCTGCTCTCCATCATGCCCGAGTACGGTGGCTTCTACCAGCAGAGCTGCCAGCGGGACCTCCAGTCGGCCTTCCCGGACCGGAAGTCCCTGCAGTACCCGCTGGACCCGCTCAGGGTGCCGCCGCCGCTCACGCCGCTCAACACCATCAGGAACTTTACGCTGGCCGCTCCACCCGCGGCAGTGGAGGGCCCGATGTCCGCGGCGTTCCCCACCCACCAGAACCTCCCGCTCAGGCCCATCCTCAGACCCCGGAAGTACCCGAACCGGCCGAGCAAGACGCCGGTCCACCAGCGGCCGTACCCGTGCCCCGCGGAGAGCTGCGACCGGCGCTTCTCCCGGTCCGACGAGCTGAGCCGACACCTGCGCATCCACACCGGCCACAAGCCCTTCCAGTGCCGCATCTGCATGCGCAACTTCAGCCGCAGCGACCACCTCACCACGCACATCCGCACGCACACCGGGGAGAAACCGTTCTGCTGCGAGCAGTGCGGGAGGAAGTTTGCGCGCAGCGACGAGCGGAGGAGGCACATGAAGATCCACCTGCGACAGAAGGAGAAAAGGTCCTCCGCCTCCTAA